A stretch of the Vitis vinifera cultivar Pinot Noir 40024 chromosome 16, ASM3070453v1 genome encodes the following:
- the LOC100242948 gene encoding protein LATERAL ORGAN BOUNDARIES yields MSSSNSPCAACKLQRRKCTQECIYAPYFPPDQPQKFANVHKVFGASNVAKLLNEINAANREDAVNSLAYEAEARLHDPVYGCVGMISILQQQLKHLQNDLLAAKKELAAYIGPSAMAHVGYMPQQYMSDPSSSSVIPYNMSPILGLPPGAPHGGQLIIREPQTQQTQQNQHQLQQILEAQQLAAAMAARGQEIMRTHERQQQEQELLRFDNGFDADGIVGAASSFNQMTTAAMSPSRALGTFGHQLQLQPQPQPQPQLLPQTQKQPQLPQQQQGFGSEDARNVGPSC; encoded by the coding sequence ATGTCATCATCTAATTCTCCATGTGCGGCGTGCAAGCTTCAAAGGCGGAAATGTACACAAGAGTGTATATACGCACCCTATTTCCCACCAGATCAGCCTCAAAAATTCGCTAACGTCCACAAGGTCTTCGGTGCAAGCAATGTTGCAAAGCTTCTCAACGAAATAAATGCTGCAAATCGAGAAGATGCCGTGAATTCCCTAGCTTATGAAGCGGAGGCTCGTCTTCACGATCCCGTCTATGGCTGTGTTGGTATGATTTCAATTCTTCAACAACAACTTAAGCATCTTCAGAATGACCTTTTGGCTGCCAAAAAGGAACTAGCTGCATATATTGGTCCGTCAGCGATGGCACATGTCGGGTATATGCCACAACAATACATGAGCGATCCTTCTTCATCGTCGGTCATTCCTTATAACATGTCGCCAATTTTGGGTCTTCCCCCTGGTGCTCCACATGGTGGGCAATTGATAATTCGTGAGCCACAGACGCAGCAGACCCAGCAGAATCAGCATCAGCTACAACAGATTCTTGAGGCTCAGCAATTAGCTGCAGCTATGGCAGCAAGAGGGCAAGAGATAATGAGGACTCATGAGCGGCAGCAACAGGAACAAGAGCTCCTTCGGTTCGACAATGGGTTTGACGCTGATGGTATAGTTGGTGCTGCAAGTAGTTTCAACCAGATGACTACAGCTGCAATGTCACCATCTCGGGCTTTGGGTACATTTGGACATCAGCTTCAGCTTCAGCCCCAGCCCCAGCCCCAGCCCCAGCTGCTTCCTCAAACCCAAAAACAACCTCAGTTACCTCAACAGCAGCAAGGATTTGGAAGCGAGGA